One part of the Camelus dromedarius isolate mCamDro1 chromosome 33, mCamDro1.pat, whole genome shotgun sequence genome encodes these proteins:
- the IL1RL1 gene encoding interleukin-1 receptor-like 1: MKKLRMRVWGLAVLMVLIPSTSAKFSKSSWGLENEALIVRCPRQEKSQYPVDWYYSKTNTIIPTQRRNRVVASGERLKFLPAEVSDSGSYTCIIRRPTSNKTGYVNVTIYKKPPGCSIPDYLMYSTTSGSEKNSKIYCPTIDLYNWTAPVEWFRNCALLRGSRYQAHKSYLLIDNATHQDTGDYTCKFMHNENGVSYSVTATRSFTVIGEQGFSLFPVIIAPSQNETREVEIGKPANITCSACFGKGSQIMAEVLWQVNRSKVANFGEARIQEEQGQNQSSSNELTCLNTVLRIASVKEEDLWLNYNCLALNFHGLAVHTVRLRRKNPIDQQSTYYLLAGFVILLLLINVLVIILKVFWIEIILLWRDVARPYKTRKDGKVYDAYVIYPRNCKSGSEGAGSVEYFVHQILPDVLENKCGYTLCIYGRDLLPGEDAATAMETCIQQSRRHIFILTPDIVHSKEFAYERGVALHSALLQNDSKAILVEMEALCPPGGLQLEELQDSLKHLVKVQGTLKWREDHVANKRSLNSKFWKHLRYHMPVPSKPPRKTPS, from the exons atgaagaaactgagaatgcGAGTTTGGGGCTTGGCAGTTCTGATGGTTCTCATACCTTCCACGTCAGCTAAGTTCA gCAAATCTTCTTGGGGCCTGGAAAATGAGGCTTTAATTGTGAGATGTCccagacaagaaaaatctcaatatCCTGTGGACTGGTATTACTCAAAAACCAACACAATTATTCCCACCCAGAGAAGAAACCGTGTAGTTGCCTCAGGGGAACGTCTGAAGTTTCTCCCAGCCGAAGTCAGCGATTCTGGATCTTATACTTGCATCATCAGGCG TCCTACCTCCAATAAGACGGGATATGTGAATGTCACCATTTATAAGAAACCACCAGGTTGCAGTATTCCGGATTATCTGATGTATTCCACAACATCTGGgtcagaaaaaaattccaaaatatattgTCCGACAATTGACCTCTACAATTGGACGGCGCCTGTTGAGTGGTTTAGG AACTGTGCCCTTCTTCGAGGATCAAGGTACCAAGCACACAAGTCATATCTGCTGATTGACAACGCGACTCACCAGGACACCGGTGATTATACGTGCAAATTTATGCACAATGAAAATGGTGTCAGTTACAGCGTGACAGCAACCAGGTCATTCACAGTTATCG GTGAGCAAGGCTTTTCTCTGTTTCCAGTGATTATAGCCCCTTCACAAAATGAAACAAGGGAAGTGGAGATTG GAAAACCAGCAAACATAACGTGTTCTGCCTGCTTTGGGAAAGGCTCTCAGATCATGGCTGAGGTCCTGTGGCAGGTGAACAGAAGCAAGGTTGCAAACTTTGGTGAAGCAAGAATCCAAGAGGAGCAAGGGCAAAatcaaag TTCTAGCAATGAGCTGACTTGTCTAAACACCGTTTTAAGAATAGCAAGTGTAAAAGAAGAGGATTTGTGGCTGAACTACAACTGTCTGGCCCTGAATTTCCATGGCTTGGCCGTGCACACCGTACGACTCAGGAGGAAAAATCCAA TCGATCAACAGAGCACCTACTACCTACTTGCAGGATTTGtcatattattattgttaatcaaTGTCTTGGTGATAATTCTGAAAGTGTTCTGGATTGAGATTATTCTGCTCTGGAGAGACGTAGCTAGACCGTACAAAACTAGGAAAG ATGGGAAGGTCTACGATGCTTATGTGATCTATCCACGGAACTGCAAAAGCGGTTCGGAGGGGGCCGGCTCTGTGGAGTACTTCGTGCACCAGATTCTGCCTGACGTTCTTGAAAATAAATGTGGCTACACGCTGTGCATCTATGGGAGGGACCTGCTCCCTGGAGAAG ATGCAGCCACTGCCATGGAAACCTGCATCCAGCAGAGCAGGCGACACATCTTCATCCTGACTCCTGACATCGTGCACAGCAAGGAGTTTGCCTACGAGCGGGGGGTCGCCCTGCACAGCGCCCTCCTCCAGAACGACTCCAAGGCCATCCTGGTTGAGATGGAGGCTCTGTGCCCGCCCGGCGGACTGCAGCTGGAGGAGCTTCAGGACTCCCTCAAGCACCTCGTCAAAGTGCAGGGGACCCTCAAGTGGAGGGAGGACCACGTGGCCAACAAACGGTCCCTCAATTCCAAGTTCTGGAAGCACCTGAGGTACCACATGCCTGTGCCAAGCAAACCTCCAAGAAAGACTCCCAGCTAG